One genomic window of Tatumella citrea includes the following:
- the metN gene encoding methionine ABC transporter ATP-binding protein MetN, translated as MIKLENISKVFSQGTQTITALSDVSLHVPAGQIYGVIGSSGAGKSTLIRCVNLLERPTSGRVLVDGQDLTAFSEKQLTLARRQIGMIFQHFNLLNSRTVFGNVALPLELENRPREEINRKVTGLLELVGLADKHQSRPSNLSGGQKQRVAIARALASDPKVLLCDEATSALDPATTRSILELLKDINRRLGLTILLITHEMDVVKRICDQVAIISQGKLIEKDQVSEVFSHPKTPLAQQFIQSTLHLDIPDDYQQRLSATPTEGKIPLLRLEFTGESVDAPLLSEVARRFTVDCNIISAQMDYAGGVKFGIMLTEISGEPTKSQAAIEWLREQHVKAEVLGYV; from the coding sequence ATGATTAAATTAGAAAACATCAGTAAGGTCTTCAGCCAGGGCACCCAGACAATCACGGCATTGTCCGATGTTAGTCTGCATGTTCCTGCCGGCCAGATTTATGGTGTTATCGGCTCGTCAGGTGCCGGTAAAAGCACCCTTATCCGCTGCGTCAATTTACTGGAGCGTCCGACCTCCGGAAGGGTTCTGGTCGATGGCCAGGATCTGACCGCATTTTCAGAAAAGCAACTGACTCTGGCGCGTCGGCAGATTGGCATGATTTTTCAACACTTTAATCTGCTGAATTCACGTACCGTGTTTGGGAATGTGGCTTTGCCTCTGGAACTGGAAAACCGTCCGCGTGAAGAAATTAACCGTAAGGTCACCGGATTGCTGGAATTGGTTGGTCTGGCAGACAAACATCAATCCCGCCCGTCAAACCTGTCCGGCGGACAAAAACAGAGAGTAGCGATTGCCCGTGCTTTGGCCAGCGATCCTAAGGTATTACTCTGTGACGAAGCCACCAGCGCACTTGACCCGGCAACAACCCGTTCAATTCTGGAATTGCTAAAAGATATTAACCGTCGTCTGGGGCTGACTATCCTGCTCATCACCCACGAAATGGATGTGGTAAAGCGAATCTGTGATCAGGTTGCCATCATCAGTCAGGGCAAGCTGATAGAGAAAGATCAGGTGAGCGAAGTATTCTCACATCCTAAAACCCCACTGGCTCAGCAGTTTATTCAGTCAACTCTGCATCTTGATATTCCTGATGATTATCAACAACGCCTGAGCGCCACACCAACCGAAGGTAAAATTCCGCTTCTGCGTCTGGAATTTACCGGTGAATCTGTGGATGCACCTTTACTTTCAGAAGTCGCCCGCCGCTTCACCGTTGACTGCAATATTATCAGCGCTCAGATGGATTATGCCGGAGGGGTCAAATTTGGAATTATGCTCACTGAAATTAGCGGTGAACCGACAAAAAGCCAGGCGGCCATCGAATGGCTGCGTGAACAACATGTAAAAGCAGAGGTATTAGGGTATGTCTGA
- a CDS encoding methionine ABC transporter permease MetI: MSEAMIWLLAGGVWETLVMTFVSGFFGFVIGLPVGVLLYVTRPGQIIENKSLYRTISAIVNIFRSIPFIILLVWMIPFTRVLVGTSIGLQAAIVPLTIGAAPFIARMVENTLLELPAGLIEASRAMGATPLQIIRKVLLPEALPGLINAATITLITLVGYSAMGGAVGAGGLGQIGIQYGYIGYNALVMNTVLVLLVILVYLIQFGGDRIVRAVTHK; this comes from the coding sequence ATGTCTGAGGCCATGATTTGGTTACTGGCCGGCGGGGTCTGGGAAACACTAGTAATGACCTTTGTTTCGGGATTCTTTGGATTTGTGATAGGTCTTCCTGTTGGGGTACTGCTGTATGTCACCCGTCCGGGACAGATTATTGAAAACAAATCTCTTTACCGGACAATTTCAGCGATCGTTAACATCTTTCGCTCCATACCATTTATTATCCTGTTGGTCTGGATGATACCTTTTACCCGTGTTCTGGTCGGAACATCTATCGGGTTGCAGGCAGCTATCGTTCCGTTAACTATCGGCGCGGCTCCTTTTATTGCACGAATGGTGGAGAATACCTTACTGGAACTCCCTGCCGGGCTGATTGAAGCCTCACGTGCCATGGGAGCAACTCCGTTACAAATCATCCGTAAGGTTCTGCTACCAGAAGCATTACCGGGACTGATTAATGCCGCGACGATCACACTGATCACTCTGGTTGGGTATTCAGCTATGGGTGGTGCAGTAGGAGCCGGTGGTCTTGGTCAAATCGGTATCCAGTACGGTTATATCGGATATAACGCCTTAGTGATGAATACGGTATTAGTATTGTTAGTTATTCTGGTGTATTTAATTCAGTTTGGCGGTGACCGCATTGTGCGTGCCGTCACCCATAAATAA
- a CDS encoding MetQ/NlpA family lipoprotein has product MTSTFKKMAALGALIGVIALAGCDQKSKEDQHHIKVGVIAGAEQQVAEVAQKVAKEKYGLDVELVTFNDYVLPNEALSKGDIDANAFQHKPYLDQQIKDRGYKLVPVGNTFVYPIAGYSKKIKSLSELQDGAQIAIPNDPTNLGRSLLLLQKVGLIKLKDGVGLLPTALDITDNPKHLKIVELEAPQLPRSLDDDKITLAVINTTYASQIGLTPEKDGIFVEDKDSPYVNLIVAREDNKDAENVKEFVKAYQSDEVAEAAKKIFNGGAVKGW; this is encoded by the coding sequence ATGACCTCTACCTTTAAGAAAATGGCCGCATTGGGTGCTCTGATCGGTGTTATCGCACTGGCAGGCTGCGACCAGAAGAGTAAAGAAGACCAGCATCATATCAAAGTCGGTGTTATCGCCGGCGCAGAACAACAGGTTGCTGAAGTTGCACAGAAAGTTGCCAAAGAAAAATATGGTCTGGACGTAGAACTGGTTACTTTCAATGATTACGTACTGCCTAACGAAGCCCTGAGCAAGGGTGATATCGATGCGAATGCTTTCCAGCATAAACCTTATCTGGATCAGCAAATTAAAGATCGTGGCTATAAACTGGTCCCGGTCGGTAACACCTTCGTTTACCCGATTGCCGGTTATTCCAAGAAAATTAAATCACTGAGCGAACTGCAGGATGGAGCTCAGATTGCTATCCCTAACGACCCGACGAACCTGGGACGTTCATTGCTGCTGCTGCAGAAAGTTGGCCTGATTAAACTGAAAGATGGTGTTGGCCTGTTGCCTACCGCACTGGATATTACCGACAATCCAAAACACCTGAAAATCGTTGAACTTGAAGCACCACAACTGCCACGTTCACTGGATGACGATAAAATTACTCTGGCCGTTATCAACACTACCTACGCCAGCCAGATTGGTCTGACTCCGGAAAAAGACGGTATCTTTGTGGAAGATAAAGATTCACCTTACGTGAACCTGATTGTTGCCCGCGAAGATAATAAAGACGCGGAAAATGTGAAAGAATTCGTTAAGGCATATCAGTCTGACGAAGTTGCTGAAGCAGCGAAAAAAATCTTCAATGGTGGAGCTGTCAAGGGCTGGTAA
- the rcsF gene encoding Rcs stress response system protein RcsF, with protein MRLFPLCVFALMLTGCSVQHETPAQHQPLTSGRHSEPERSRPVRRAAPVQIYTTPTDLINKPFRDLGEVSGEDCQSDSQDSPANINTARKRMQIKASALKANAVLLHQCAVITTTPGCYRQAVCQGSALKVTNQ; from the coding sequence ATGCGTCTGTTCCCGCTTTGCGTGTTTGCGTTAATGCTGACAGGCTGTTCTGTCCAACATGAAACACCAGCGCAACATCAGCCGCTAACCTCCGGCAGACACTCTGAACCTGAGCGCAGCCGACCGGTACGCCGGGCAGCTCCGGTGCAGATTTATACCACACCTACCGATCTGATTAATAAGCCGTTTCGCGATTTAGGAGAAGTGTCAGGCGAAGATTGCCAGTCAGACTCACAGGATTCACCGGCTAATATTAATACCGCCCGTAAGCGTATGCAGATTAAGGCTTCAGCATTAAAGGCCAACGCTGTGTTATTGCACCAGTGTGCTGTAATTACAACAACACCTGGCTGTTATCGCCAGGCAGTCTGCCAGGGCTCGGCACTGAAAGTTACTAACCAATGA
- the tsaA gene encoding tRNA (N6-threonylcarbamoyladenosine(37)-N6)-methyltransferase TrmO gives MTGFTFQQIGVIHSPWKEKFAVPRQPGLITQGSGELHLLSPYNQSDAVRGLENFSHLWVMFIFHQTMAQGWNPTVRPPRLGGNQRMGVFASRSTFRPNPLGMSLVALNGIRIAKQQVILELGSLDLIDGTPVVDIKPYLPFAESIPDAKAGYAQQAPDASMPVIFTAEAQQQLQLLSARYPNLPQFLAEVLAQDPRPAYRKNSEDKHEYAVRLLDFNVRWRVIAGSNEVFAIEPG, from the coding sequence ATGACCGGATTTACCTTTCAGCAGATCGGGGTTATCCACTCCCCGTGGAAAGAGAAATTTGCCGTACCGCGTCAGCCGGGCCTGATTACTCAGGGAAGTGGGGAATTGCATCTGCTATCTCCTTATAACCAGAGTGATGCAGTCCGGGGGCTGGAAAATTTTAGCCATCTCTGGGTTATGTTTATTTTTCACCAGACCATGGCTCAGGGATGGAACCCGACTGTCCGCCCTCCTCGCCTCGGTGGTAACCAAAGGATGGGCGTTTTTGCTTCACGTTCCACTTTTCGGCCTAATCCGTTGGGGATGTCACTGGTAGCGCTTAACGGAATACGTATTGCTAAGCAACAGGTCATTCTTGAGCTGGGAAGTCTGGATTTGATTGACGGTACCCCGGTAGTAGATATTAAGCCTTATCTGCCATTTGCTGAATCAATCCCTGATGCCAAAGCTGGCTATGCACAACAGGCACCGGATGCCAGCATGCCGGTAATATTTACTGCAGAGGCCCAACAGCAATTACAGCTTTTATCCGCCCGCTACCCTAATTTACCGCAATTTTTGGCTGAAGTTCTGGCCCAGGACCCACGCCCGGCTTACCGAAAAAATAGCGAAGATAAACATGAGTATGCCGTCAGACTGCTGGATTTTAATGTTCGCTGGAGAGTAATCGCCGGGAGTAATGAGGTTTTTGCTATTGAACCCGGTTAA
- the proS gene encoding proline--tRNA ligase, translating to MRTSQYLLSTLKETPSDAEVISHQLMLRAGMIRKLASGLYTWLPTGIRVLRKVETIVREEMNNAGAIEISMPVVQPADLWQESGRWEQYGPELLRINDRNERPFVLGPTHEEVVTDLIRNELSSYKQLPLNLYQIQTKFRDEVRPRFGVMRSREFIMKDAYSFHTSQESLQETYDAMYRAYSQSFSRMGLDFRAVQADTGSIGGNASHEFQVLAKNGEDDVIFSSESDYAANIELAEAVAPAGERPAPTQTMTRVDTPNAKTIAELVEQFGIPVEKTVKTLLVKASEESGHRLVALLVRGDHQLNEVKAEKLPEVAAPLTFATEEELRSELGAGPGSLGPVGLTLPVIVDRTVAKMSDFSAGANIDDQHWFGINWGRDLPEAKVADIRNVVEGDISPDGKGVLQIKRGIEVGHIFQLGTKYSEAMKAAVQGEDGRNQVLTMGCYGIGITRIVAAAIEQNHDERGIIWPDALAPFQVAILPMNMHKSFRVQQLAEELYQQLRAKGIDVILDDRKERPGVMFADMELIGVPHTIVIGDRNLDNEEIEYKNRRESEKQMIKTSEIIAHLTAQIG from the coding sequence ATGCGTACTTCTCAATACTTGCTCTCCACTCTTAAGGAGACTCCGTCTGATGCTGAAGTCATCAGTCATCAGTTAATGCTGCGTGCCGGCATGATCCGCAAACTGGCATCAGGGTTATATACCTGGTTGCCAACGGGTATTCGTGTCCTCAGAAAAGTCGAGACTATCGTACGAGAGGAAATGAATAATGCCGGAGCCATTGAAATCAGCATGCCAGTAGTACAACCCGCCGATCTGTGGCAGGAAAGTGGTCGTTGGGAACAATATGGCCCGGAGCTGTTGCGCATTAATGATCGTAACGAACGTCCATTTGTACTCGGCCCGACCCATGAAGAAGTGGTTACCGATCTTATCCGTAATGAACTGAGTTCATATAAGCAGCTGCCACTGAATCTTTATCAGATTCAGACCAAATTCCGTGATGAAGTTCGTCCACGTTTCGGCGTCATGCGTTCCCGTGAATTTATTATGAAAGATGCCTACTCTTTCCATACTTCACAGGAATCATTACAGGAAACCTACGATGCAATGTATCGTGCGTACAGCCAGTCTTTCAGCCGTATGGGGCTGGATTTCCGCGCTGTACAGGCGGATACAGGGTCCATCGGTGGTAATGCTTCACATGAATTCCAGGTACTGGCAAAAAATGGTGAAGATGATGTGATTTTCTCCAGCGAATCAGATTACGCAGCCAATATTGAACTGGCCGAAGCCGTTGCCCCGGCAGGAGAGCGTCCTGCACCAACCCAGACAATGACTCGTGTAGATACTCCGAACGCGAAAACTATTGCTGAACTGGTTGAACAGTTTGGTATTCCGGTTGAAAAAACGGTTAAAACATTGCTGGTTAAGGCCTCGGAAGAGAGCGGTCATCGTCTGGTAGCATTACTGGTTCGTGGCGACCACCAGCTCAACGAAGTCAAGGCTGAGAAGCTGCCGGAAGTTGCGGCACCTCTGACGTTCGCCACCGAAGAAGAATTACGTAGTGAGTTAGGTGCGGGTCCCGGTTCACTGGGTCCTGTAGGTCTCACTCTGCCAGTTATCGTTGATCGCACTGTGGCTAAAATGAGCGACTTCAGTGCCGGTGCAAACATTGATGACCAACACTGGTTTGGTATTAACTGGGGCCGTGACCTGCCGGAAGCCAAAGTAGCCGATATCCGCAATGTGGTAGAAGGTGATATCAGCCCGGACGGTAAAGGTGTGCTACAGATTAAACGTGGTATTGAAGTTGGGCATATCTTCCAGTTGGGTACTAAATACTCTGAAGCAATGAAAGCTGCAGTTCAGGGAGAAGACGGACGTAATCAGGTACTGACGATGGGTTGTTATGGTATCGGGATTACCCGTATCGTGGCCGCCGCCATTGAACAGAATCATGATGAGCGTGGTATTATCTGGCCTGATGCTCTGGCACCTTTCCAGGTAGCTATTCTGCCAATGAATATGCATAAATCTTTCCGCGTCCAGCAACTGGCTGAAGAGTTATACCAGCAACTGCGGGCAAAAGGCATTGATGTCATTCTCGACGATCGTAAAGAGCGTCCGGGAGTTATGTTTGCCGATATGGAACTGATTGGTGTGCCTCATACAATTGTTATCGGTGATCGCAACCTGGATAACGAAGAGATTGAGTATAAAAATCGTCGTGAGTCTGAAAAGCAGATGATTAAAACCAGCGAAATCATTGCACATCTTACCGCTCAGATTGGCTAA
- the arfB gene encoding alternative ribosome rescue aminoacyl-tRNA hydrolase ArfB — translation MIEVTRRISLDPEDMQFSAIRAQGAGGQHVNKASTAIHLRFDIRASQLSEEIQQKLLSVNHHLITAEGVVVIKSQSFRSQDKNKAEAIQRLVDLIRELTHEDAPRKATRPTRASKVRRLQSKSRQSTTKSLRGKVRDLG, via the coding sequence ATGATTGAGGTTACCCGCAGGATTAGCCTGGATCCGGAAGATATGCAGTTTAGTGCCATTCGTGCTCAGGGTGCCGGCGGGCAGCATGTGAATAAAGCGTCTACTGCGATACACCTGCGGTTTGATATCCGCGCGTCACAACTTTCTGAAGAGATTCAGCAGAAGCTACTCAGTGTTAACCATCATCTGATCACTGCGGAGGGTGTTGTGGTCATCAAGTCACAATCTTTCCGAAGCCAGGACAAAAATAAAGCTGAGGCAATACAACGGTTGGTCGATTTGATTCGTGAACTCACTCACGAAGACGCGCCACGTAAAGCAACGCGGCCGACCAGGGCGTCTAAAGTCAGGCGACTACAGTCGAAATCCCGGCAGTCGACCACCAAAAGTTTACGCGGTAAAGTCCGGGATTTGGGGTAA
- a CDS encoding YaeQ family protein: MALKATIYKATVNIADLDRQYFTDVQLTLARHPSETQERMMLRLLAWILNADDHLQFTKGLSAEEEPEIWLHYDYGSVKLWIELGLPEERRLKKASALAGQVVLYTYSERAAQVWWQQNQNKLSTLSNLSIWYIDDQQLGKLSEFASRNMNLQVTLQEGVIWLSDGERHTELQLHHWQAAK, encoded by the coding sequence ATGGCCTTAAAAGCAACTATTTATAAAGCGACAGTCAATATCGCCGATCTCGATCGTCAATATTTTACTGATGTACAACTGACACTGGCCCGGCATCCTTCTGAAACTCAGGAACGTATGATGCTGCGACTGTTGGCATGGATACTTAATGCGGATGACCATTTGCAGTTCACTAAAGGTCTTTCTGCTGAAGAAGAGCCTGAAATCTGGCTGCATTATGATTATGGCTCGGTAAAACTGTGGATTGAACTGGGGCTGCCTGAAGAGCGGCGTCTGAAAAAAGCATCTGCGCTAGCCGGGCAGGTTGTGTTGTACACCTACAGTGAACGTGCGGCTCAGGTCTGGTGGCAGCAAAATCAGAACAAGCTAAGTACTCTTTCCAACCTGAGTATCTGGTATATCGATGATCAGCAACTGGGGAAACTGAGCGAATTTGCCAGTCGGAATATGAATCTGCAGGTTACCCTTCAGGAAGGTGTCATTTGGTTATCTGACGGAGAACGTCATACAGAACTGCAATTACACCACTGGCAGGCTGCAAAATGA
- the rof gene encoding Rho-binding antiterminator has translation MSMNDTYQPINCDDYDYLELACQHHLELMIELKNGEKLQAKASDLLLRKKVEYLIVELSGQQRELRLDSISSFSHPEIGTVVISES, from the coding sequence ATGTCAATGAATGATACCTATCAACCCATCAATTGTGATGATTATGACTACCTTGAACTCGCCTGCCAGCATCATCTGGAACTGATGATTGAACTGAAAAATGGCGAAAAGCTTCAGGCTAAAGCCAGCGACTTATTGCTGCGTAAAAAAGTCGAATATCTGATTGTCGAACTGAGTGGGCAACAGCGCGAACTTCGTCTGGACAGCATCAGCAGCTTCAGCCACCCGGAAATCGGCACGGTGGTTATCAGCGAAAGCTAA